A single Pangasianodon hypophthalmus isolate fPanHyp1 chromosome 27, fPanHyp1.pri, whole genome shotgun sequence DNA region contains:
- the nlgn3b gene encoding neuroligin-3b: MWYTHLLWRPLTFALVSWLPWWYSSMATAVTFQPTVNTAQGRLRGMRVAVATEGLRPVDQYLGVPFAAPPTGVRRFAVPEPPAAWGGVRNATRFAPVCPQSARGNVHDITAPVWATFNLDTMATYLQEQSEDCLYLNLYVPTRERSGPKRAGEEAEDDVLRDAREDPWPVMLFIHGGSYMDGTGNIMDGSVLASYGNVIVITLNYRIGVLGFLSTGDQAAKGNYGLLDQIQALRWINKNIGYFGGDPGRVTVFGSGIGASCVSLLTLSHHSEGLFHRAIIQSGSALSSWSVNYQPVKYTRMLAERVGCNVLDTHDLVLCMQKRSYRELVEQDIQPARFHVAFGPVIDGDLIPDDPEVLMEQGEFLNYDIMLGVNQGEGLRFVEGVVEPEEGGVSGSDFDFAVSDFVDGLYGYPEGKDTLRETIKFMYTDWADRDNPETRRKTLVAMFTDHQWVEPAMVTADLHARYGSPTFFYAFYHHCQSPMKPAWADSAHGDEIPYVFGIPLVGPTELFPCNFSRNDIMLSAVVMTYWTNFAKTGDPNKPVPQDTKFIHTKANRFEEVSWSKYSPEDQLYLHIGLKPRVRDHYRATKVAFWKHLVPHLYNLNDMFHYTSTTTTRAPPPPAQATPTGPRPPRRPGPLVIANPRDYSTELSVTIAVGASLLFLNVLAFAALYYRKDKRSRQATPPPRQPTPPRHQAVPVSCEKDARSSQRDYTLTLRRSPDDVPLMSPDSVAMTPNSLTMTPDSVSMTPSSLMGFPSMHPYNTFTHGYNNAGLPHTHSTTRV, from the exons atgTGGTACACACACCTGCTCTGGCGACCTCTGACCTTCGCCTTGGTTTCATGGTTGCCATGGTGGTACAGCTCCATGGCGACGGCCGTGACCTTCCAGCCTACAGTGAACACTGCTCAGGGTCGTCTGCGCGGGATGCGTGTTGCCGTGGCGACAGAAGGGCTCCGCCCCGTGGACCAGTACCTGGGCGTACCTTTTGCAGCCCCGCCCACCGGAGTGCGGAGATTTGCCGTCCCAGAACCCCCCGCGGCGTGGGGAGGCGTGCGGAACGCCACACGCTTTGCTCCTGTGTGTCCTCAGAGCGCCCGCGGCAACGTGCATGACATCACCGCGCCTGTGTGGGCGACCTTTAACCTCGACACCATGGCAACATACCTGCAGGAGCAGAGTGAAGACTGTCTCTACCTCAACCTGTACGTCCCCACACGGGAGAGGAGCG GGCCGAAGAGGGCGGGTGAGGAGGCGGAGGACGACG tcttGCGTGATGCACGTGAGGACCCGTGGCCTGTGATGTTGTTTATTCACGGCGGCTCGTACATGGACGGAACGGGAAACATCATGGATGGCAGTGTGTTAGCAAGCTACGGAAATGTCATCGTCATCACACTCAACTACAGGATAGGAGTGTTGG gaTTCCTGAGCACTGGCGATCAGGCTGCTAAAGGAAATTATGGGCTGTTGGATCAAATTCAGGCCCTGCGATGGATCAATAAGAATATTGGATATTTCGGAGGAGATCCGGGTCGGGTCACAGTGTTCGGATCTGGAATTGGAGCATCTTGTGTCAGTTTGCTTACATTGTCTCATCACTCAGAgg gacTGTTCCACAGAGCGATTATTCAGAGTGGATCTGCGTTGTCCAGCTGGTCGGTGAATTATCAGCCGGTGAAATACACACGCATGTTGGCCGAGCGAGTGGGCTGTAACGTGCTCGACACACAT gacttGGTGCTGTGTATGCAGAAGCGGAGTTACAGGGAGCTGGTGGAGCAGGACATCCAGCCGGCTCGCTTCCACGTCGCGTTTGGGCCGGTGATTGACGGTGACCTCATTCCTGACGACCCGGAAGTGCTAATGGAGCAGGGCGAGTTCCTCAACTACGACATCATGCTGGGTGTCAACCAGGGGGAGGGACTTCGCTTTGTAGAGGGAGTGGTTGAGCCAGAGGAGGGCGGGGTTTCCGGATCCGATTTTGACTTTGCTGTTTCCGACTTCGTGGACGGTCTCTATGGTTACCCAGAAGGCAAGGACACACTGCGCGAGACGATAAAGTTCATGTACACGGACTGGGCGGATCGCGACAATCCCGAAACCCGACGCAAAACGCTCGTCGCCATGTTTACGGATCACCAGTGGGTGGAGCCTGCTATGGTCACAGCTGATTTGCACGCACGTTATGGTTCTCCGACGttcttttatgcattttatcaCCACTGCCAGAGTCCGATGAAGCCAGCGTGGGCTGACTCCGCCCATGGAGACGAGATTCCTTACGTGTTTGGAATTCCGCTCGTCGGACCCACTGAACTTTTCCCTTGCAATTTTTCACGCAATGACATCATGCTGAGTGCCGTAGTCATGACGTATTGGACCAACTTTGCCAAGACTGG AGACCCGAATAAACCCGTCCCTCAGGACACAAAGTTCATCCACACGAAAGCGAACCGGTTTGAGGAGGTGTCGTGGTCGAAGTACAGTCCTGAGGATCAGCTCTACCTGCACATCGGCCTCAAACCGCGGGTACGAGATCATTACCGCGCCACTAAAGTCGCTTTCTGGAAGCACCTGGTTCCTCACCTGTACAACCTAAACGACATGTTCCACtacacctccaccaccaccacacggGCCCCACCCCCTCCTGCGCAGGCCACTCCTACTGGACCACGCCCCCCCAGACGCCCTGGCCCACTGGTCATCGCTAATCCTCGCGATTATTCCACCGAGCTCAGCGTCACCATCGCCGTTGGCGCGTCACTGCTTTTCCTCAACGTCCTGGCATTCGCCGCCCTCTATTACCGCAAAGATAAACGCAGccgacaggccacgccccctccacGTCAGCCGACGCCACCCCGTCACCAGGCCGTGCCCGTTTCCTGCGAGAAAGATGCAAGATCATCCCAGAGGGATTACACGCTCACGCTACGCCGCTCGCCGGACGACGTCCCACTCATGTCGCCCGACTCGGTTGCCATGACGCCCAACAGCTTGACCATGACTCCGGACTCTGTTTCCATGACGCCAAGCTCACTGATGGGATTTCCCAGCATGCATCCCTACAACACCTTTACACACGGATACAACAACGCCGGCCTgccgcacacacactccacaacCAGAGTATAA
- the plp1b gene encoding proteolipid protein 1b isoform X2, whose product MPRHMGCYDSCVRCLGAVPYVTLSATLLCYAGVALFCAGAHEALTHTHTLVQTHFARAQQDFEVLADFIKYFQYVIYGLASFFFLYGILLLAEGFYTTSAVKQTFGEFRSTKFSRCLSLTFLIVTYVLAVIWLVVFAFSVIPVYFLFNMGETCHTVHILSETTTSLNQHAWVCVDPRQYGLLPWKATPGKVCGMTMANICKEPEFYTTFDLYITAFAGAGATLLGLILYIIAATYNYAVLRFLGSKGIRC is encoded by the exons atGCCAAGACACATGG GTTGCTATGACAGCTGTGTGCGTTGCCTTGGCGCCGTGCCGTACGTCACTCTGAGCGCCACGCTGCTGTGCTACGCCGGAGTCGCGCTCTTCTGCGCCGGAGCACACGAGgccctcacacatacacacacactcgtccaAACACACTTCGCCCGCGCACAGCAAGACTTCGAGGTGCTCGCTGACTT tattaaatattttcagtatGTGATTTACGGTCTGGCGTCGTTCTTCTTCCTGTACGGGATTTTGTTGCTCGCTGAGGGATTTTACACCACGAGCGCCGTCAAGCAAACGTTTGGAGAATTCCGGAGTACGAAGTTCAGCCGCTGCCTCAGCCTcacc TTCCTCATCGTGACCTACGTGTTGGCGGTGATCTGGCTCGTCGTGTTCGCCTTCTCAGTGATTCCCGTCTACTTCCTGTTCAACATGGGCGAGACCTGTCACACCGTCCACATCCTGTCTGAGACCACCACCAGCTTAAACCAACACGCCTGGGTGTGCGTGGACCCGCGGCAGTacg gtcttcTCCCCTGGAAGGCTACACCAGGTAAAGTGTGTGGCATGACCATGGCCAACATCTGCAAAGAACctgag TTCTACACGACCTTTGACCTTTACATCACCGCCTTCGCTGGAGCAGGAGCCACGCTGCTCGGCCTG atccTCTATATCATCGCTGCCACCTATAACTACGCAGTTCTGAGGTTTCTCGGCAGTAAGGGGATCCGTTGCTAG
- the plp1b gene encoding proteolipid protein 1b isoform X1 → MFPMKQPWLCKVLGCYDSCVRCLGAVPYVTLSATLLCYAGVALFCAGAHEALTHTHTLVQTHFARAQQDFEVLADFIKYFQYVIYGLASFFFLYGILLLAEGFYTTSAVKQTFGEFRSTKFSRCLSLTFLIVTYVLAVIWLVVFAFSVIPVYFLFNMGETCHTVHILSETTTSLNQHAWVCVDPRQYGLLPWKATPGKVCGMTMANICKEPEFYTTFDLYITAFAGAGATLLGLILYIIAATYNYAVLRFLGSKGIRC, encoded by the exons ATGTTCCCGATGAAGCAGCCCTGGCTGTGTAAAGTTTTAG GTTGCTATGACAGCTGTGTGCGTTGCCTTGGCGCCGTGCCGTACGTCACTCTGAGCGCCACGCTGCTGTGCTACGCCGGAGTCGCGCTCTTCTGCGCCGGAGCACACGAGgccctcacacatacacacacactcgtccaAACACACTTCGCCCGCGCACAGCAAGACTTCGAGGTGCTCGCTGACTT tattaaatattttcagtatGTGATTTACGGTCTGGCGTCGTTCTTCTTCCTGTACGGGATTTTGTTGCTCGCTGAGGGATTTTACACCACGAGCGCCGTCAAGCAAACGTTTGGAGAATTCCGGAGTACGAAGTTCAGCCGCTGCCTCAGCCTcacc TTCCTCATCGTGACCTACGTGTTGGCGGTGATCTGGCTCGTCGTGTTCGCCTTCTCAGTGATTCCCGTCTACTTCCTGTTCAACATGGGCGAGACCTGTCACACCGTCCACATCCTGTCTGAGACCACCACCAGCTTAAACCAACACGCCTGGGTGTGCGTGGACCCGCGGCAGTacg gtcttcTCCCCTGGAAGGCTACACCAGGTAAAGTGTGTGGCATGACCATGGCCAACATCTGCAAAGAACctgag TTCTACACGACCTTTGACCTTTACATCACCGCCTTCGCTGGAGCAGGAGCCACGCTGCTCGGCCTG atccTCTATATCATCGCTGCCACCTATAACTACGCAGTTCTGAGGTTTCTCGGCAGTAAGGGGATCCGTTGCTAG